A window of the Enterobacteriaceae bacterium 4M9 genome harbors these coding sequences:
- the cpsB gene encoding mannose-1-phosphate guanyltransferase has protein sequence MSQSQLFPVIMAGGSGSRLWPLSRVLYPKQFLCLKGELTMLQATISRLNGVNCESPVVICNEQHRFIVAEQLRALNKLTENIILEPAGRNTAPAIALAALAAKRNCPQGDPLMLVLAADHVIQNEEAFRSAVREAMPFAVDGKLVTFGIVPDLPETGYGYIRRGEVCAPEIDAVAFNVAQFVEKPNLETAQGYVASGEYYWNSGMFLFRAGRYLDELQKFRPDIYNACEQAMSAVDPDLDFVRVDEQAFLACPEESIDYAVMEKTADAVVVPMDAGWSDVGSWSSLWDISSRTAEGNVHHGDVISHDSANSYVWAESGLVTTVGVKDLVVVQTKDAVLIADKNRVQEVKKVVEQIKAEGRHEHHIHREVYRPWGKYDSIDAGERYQVKRITVKAGEGLSLQMHHHRAEHWIVVAGTAKVTVNDDVTLLGENQSIYIPLGATHCLENPGKIPLELIEVRSGAYLEEDDIVRFRDRYGRAQAT, from the coding sequence ATGAGTCAGTCACAACTGTTTCCGGTGATTATGGCCGGTGGTTCCGGTAGCCGCCTCTGGCCGCTGTCCAGGGTGCTGTACCCCAAGCAATTCCTCTGCCTGAAAGGGGAACTGACCATGTTGCAGGCGACAATCAGCCGCCTTAACGGCGTGAACTGTGAAAGCCCGGTGGTCATTTGTAACGAACAGCACCGTTTTATCGTGGCTGAACAGCTGCGTGCGCTTAATAAGCTTACTGAAAACATCATTCTGGAGCCGGCCGGGCGCAACACCGCACCTGCCATTGCGCTGGCTGCGCTGGCGGCAAAGCGCAACTGCCCGCAGGGCGACCCGCTGATGCTGGTGCTGGCGGCCGACCATGTGATTCAAAATGAAGAGGCGTTTCGCAGCGCAGTGCGTGAGGCCATGCCGTTTGCCGTGGACGGCAAGCTGGTGACGTTTGGGATTGTGCCGGACCTGCCGGAAACCGGCTACGGCTATATCCGGCGCGGCGAGGTGTGCGCACCTGAGATTGATGCTGTGGCATTTAACGTGGCGCAGTTTGTAGAAAAGCCGAACCTGGAAACCGCGCAGGGCTATGTAGCAAGCGGAGAATACTACTGGAACAGCGGTATGTTTCTGTTCCGCGCCGGGCGCTATCTCGACGAACTGCAGAAATTCCGCCCGGATATTTACAACGCCTGTGAGCAGGCCATGAGTGCGGTGGACCCGGATCTCGATTTTGTGCGCGTGGATGAACAGGCATTTCTCGCCTGCCCGGAGGAATCTATCGACTACGCGGTGATGGAAAAAACCGCCGATGCGGTGGTGGTGCCGATGGATGCAGGCTGGAGCGACGTAGGCTCCTGGTCATCGCTGTGGGATATCAGCAGCCGCACCGCAGAGGGAAACGTCCATCACGGCGACGTCATCAGCCACGACAGCGCTAACAGCTATGTATGGGCAGAATCGGGGCTGGTCACTACCGTTGGGGTAAAAGACCTTGTGGTAGTGCAGACGAAGGACGCGGTACTCATCGCCGACAAAAACCGGGTGCAGGAGGTGAAAAAAGTGGTCGAGCAAATCAAAGCAGAAGGCCGCCACGAGCACCACATACACCGCGAAGTCTACCGTCCGTGGGGCAAATATGACTCCATCGACGCCGGAGAGCGCTACCAGGTGAAACGCATTACGGTCAAGGCGGGCGAAGGGCTGTCTTTACAGATGCATCATCACCGCGCTGAGCACTGGATTGTGGTGGCGGGCACCGCGAAGGTGACGGTCAACGACGATGTAACGCTGCTTGGCGAAAACCAGTCTATCTACATTCCGCTGGGGGCAACCCACTGCCTGGAAAACCCGGGCAAAATTCCGCTGGAACTCATCGAAGTACGCTCCGGCGCCTATCTGGAAGAGGACGATATCGTGCGATTTCGCGATCGCTACGGGCGCGCCCAGGCAACGTAA
- the cpsG gene encoding phosphomannomutase CpsG, which translates to MTTLTCFKAYDIRGRLGDELNEEIARRIGRAYGEYLRPQTVVLGGDVRLTSEALKCALAEGLRDAGVNVLDIGLSGTEEIYFATWHLEVDGGIEVTASHNPMDYNGMKLVRQGARPISGDTGLRDVQRLAEANDFPPVKDSERGSYRQVDIREAYLEHLFSYVNTANFTPLKLVVNAGNGAAGPVVDAIEARCKALSLPLTFVKVHNTPDGNFPNGIPNPLLPECRADTRNAVIEHAADMGIAFDGDFDRCFLFDENGEFIEGYYIVGLLAQAFLEKQPGSRIIHDPRLSWNTEDVVTRAGGTPVMSKTGHAFIKERMREEDAVYGGEMSAHHYFRDFAYCDSGMIPWLLVAELLCVKGKPLSDMVRERIAAFPASGEINSTLADPVSAIARVKAHFTDKAGTVDGTDGLSMAFADWRFNLRSSNTEPVVRLNVESRGDRELMMVRTREIMALLNQ; encoded by the coding sequence ATGACAACATTAACCTGTTTTAAAGCCTACGACATTCGCGGTCGCCTTGGCGATGAGCTTAACGAAGAAATCGCGCGCCGTATTGGCCGCGCTTACGGTGAATATTTACGCCCGCAAACCGTGGTACTAGGCGGCGATGTGCGCCTGACCAGTGAAGCGCTGAAATGCGCGCTGGCCGAGGGGCTGCGCGATGCGGGTGTTAATGTGCTGGATATCGGCCTTTCTGGCACCGAAGAAATCTACTTTGCGACCTGGCACCTGGAGGTGGATGGCGGCATTGAGGTAACCGCCAGCCACAACCCGATGGACTACAACGGCATGAAGCTGGTTCGCCAGGGCGCTCGCCCGATAAGCGGCGACACAGGACTGCGCGACGTGCAGCGCCTGGCCGAGGCCAACGACTTCCCACCGGTTAAAGACAGTGAGCGCGGCAGCTACCGGCAGGTTGATATTCGTGAGGCTTATCTTGAGCACCTGTTCTCCTACGTCAACACCGCAAACTTTACGCCGCTGAAGCTGGTGGTTAATGCCGGCAACGGTGCCGCAGGGCCGGTGGTTGATGCGATAGAAGCCCGCTGTAAGGCACTTAGCCTGCCGCTTACTTTTGTGAAGGTCCATAACACGCCGGACGGCAATTTCCCTAACGGCATCCCTAACCCGCTGTTACCGGAATGCCGCGCCGATACCCGCAACGCCGTCATTGAACACGCAGCCGATATGGGCATCGCTTTTGACGGTGATTTCGACCGCTGCTTTTTGTTTGACGAAAACGGCGAGTTTATCGAGGGCTATTACATCGTGGGTCTGTTAGCGCAGGCGTTTCTCGAAAAACAACCGGGATCGCGCATCATCCATGACCCGCGCCTGAGCTGGAACACCGAAGACGTGGTGACGCGCGCGGGTGGCACGCCGGTAATGTCAAAAACCGGGCATGCGTTTATCAAAGAGCGGATGCGTGAAGAGGACGCGGTATACGGCGGTGAGATGAGTGCGCATCACTATTTCCGCGACTTTGCTTACTGCGACAGCGGCATGATCCCGTGGTTGCTGGTAGCGGAACTGCTGTGTGTGAAGGGGAAGCCTCTCAGTGACATGGTGCGTGAGCGTATCGCTGCGTTTCCGGCAAGCGGCGAAATCAACAGCACGCTGGCCGACCCCGTGAGCGCTATCGCCAGGGTGAAGGCGCACTTCACCGATAAGGCCGGAACCGTGGACGGCACAGACGGATTGAGCATGGCGTTTGCTGACTGGCGCTTCAACCTGCGCAGTTCTAACACTGAGCCGGTTGTGCGCCTGAACGTGGAGTCCCGAGGTGACCGCGAACTGATGATGGTACGCACCCGGGAAATTATGGCGCTGCTCAATCAGTGA